A DNA window from Bradyrhizobium barranii subsp. barranii contains the following coding sequences:
- a CDS encoding IS630-like element ISRj1 family transposase, with product MIPEAREVHLSRKDRKVLEACCRSPVTLQRDLKRARIVLLAADGRSTRSIAKEVGVQPRIVSLWRHRYADHGLEGLQDKPRPGKQPIYTKTTDKRILKLLDKPPPQGFARWTGPLLAEALGDVDVQYVWRFLRSHKIDLVARKSWCESNDPNFTAKAADVVGLYVAPPAKAIVLCVDEKPSIQALERAQGYLKLPNGRALTGQSHDYKRHGTTTLFAALEVATGKIIATHSKRRRRVEFLDFMNSVTAAFPNRKLHVILDNLNTHKKNEDWLKAHPNVQFHFTPTSAPWLNQVEVWFSILQGQSLSGTSFTSLKQLQEHIDAYVNAYNDRAEPFVWTKKKVRQRRFKGRRITQL from the coding sequence ATGATACCCGAAGCAAGAGAAGTCCACCTTTCGAGGAAAGATCGCAAGGTGCTTGAGGCGTGCTGTCGCTCACCGGTGACGTTGCAGCGCGATTTGAAGCGGGCGCGGATAGTTCTGTTGGCGGCGGATGGGCGCAGCACCCGGTCGATCGCCAAGGAAGTTGGGGTCCAGCCGCGGATTGTCAGCCTTTGGCGGCATCGCTATGCCGACCATGGCCTTGAAGGGCTGCAAGACAAGCCGCGGCCTGGCAAGCAGCCGATCTATACGAAGACGACCGACAAGCGGATTCTGAAGCTGCTGGATAAGCCGCCACCGCAAGGGTTTGCGCGCTGGACCGGCCCCCTGCTGGCCGAGGCGCTGGGCGATGTCGATGTCCAATATGTCTGGCGGTTCCTGCGCAGCCACAAGATTGACCTGGTGGCTCGCAAGTCCTGGTGCGAGAGCAACGACCCGAACTTTACGGCCAAAGCCGCCGATGTTGTCGGCCTCTATGTCGCGCCGCCGGCGAAGGCCATTGTGCTGTGCGTGGACGAGAAGCCCTCGATCCAGGCTTTGGAGCGAGCGCAGGGTTATCTGAAGTTGCCCAATGGCCGCGCCTTGACCGGCCAAAGCCACGATTACAAGCGGCATGGCACCACAACATTGTTTGCGGCGCTCGAAGTCGCCACCGGAAAGATCATCGCGACCCATTCAAAACGCCGGCGCCGCGTCGAGTTTCTCGATTTCATGAACAGCGTCACCGCGGCTTTTCCGAACCGCAAGCTTCACGTCATCCTCGACAACCTCAACACCCATAAAAAGAACGAGGACTGGCTCAAGGCCCACCCCAACGTGCAATTTCATTTCACGCCGACAAGTGCGCCATGGCTCAATCAGGTCGAAGTATGGTTTTCCATCTTGCAGGGGCAGTCGCTCAGCGGCACCTCCTTCACGAGCCTCAAGCAGCTTCAGGAACACATCGATGCCTACGTCAACGCATACAACGACAGAGCCGAGCCCTTCGTCTGGACCAAGAAAAAGGTCCGTCAACGCCGTTTCAAAGGCCGCCGTATCACTCAGCTCTGA
- the sctJ gene encoding type III secretion system inner membrane ring lipoprotein SctJ, translating into MTGDMKRGSSGGRQSWRRLRVFLAMPLLLSLIGCKTDLYTKIQEREANEMLALLLGKGVDAVRVVAKDGTSTIQVEEKQLAYSIDLLNVEGLPRQSFKNLGEVFKGSGLVASPIEERARYVYALSEELSRTISDIDGVLSARVHVVLPKNDLLRQGATPSSASVFIRHGSSARLSALLPQIKMLVANSIEGLSYDKVAVVFVPVERAPVEQSAGPGVPVAQSARAGSSPLLALAVGSAGAVFGIVACVLLGPRMRQFGKSSRKLSVFGRGSRLSADQAAGKMIADAS; encoded by the coding sequence ATGACTGGCGATATGAAGAGGGGGAGCTCCGGCGGCCGTCAATCGTGGCGACGGCTTCGCGTGTTTCTTGCTATGCCCCTTCTCCTCTCGCTGATCGGCTGTAAGACCGATCTCTACACCAAAATTCAGGAGCGTGAGGCTAATGAGATGCTCGCGCTTCTCCTTGGCAAGGGCGTTGATGCTGTCCGTGTTGTCGCCAAGGACGGAACCAGCACAATCCAGGTCGAGGAAAAGCAGCTCGCTTATTCGATTGACCTGCTCAATGTTGAGGGGCTGCCGCGCCAATCCTTCAAGAATCTCGGCGAGGTGTTCAAGGGATCGGGCCTCGTTGCCTCGCCGATCGAGGAGCGGGCACGATACGTTTATGCTCTAAGCGAAGAATTGTCGCGCACGATCAGCGATATAGATGGCGTCCTTTCAGCGCGCGTTCACGTCGTTCTGCCGAAGAACGACTTGTTGCGGCAAGGTGCGACCCCGTCCTCGGCATCGGTCTTCATTCGACATGGCTCCAGCGCGAGGCTTTCGGCACTATTGCCGCAGATCAAGATGCTCGTCGCAAACAGCATTGAAGGGCTGTCCTATGACAAGGTCGCCGTTGTCTTCGTGCCGGTCGAGCGCGCTCCAGTCGAGCAGTCTGCCGGTCCGGGAGTCCCTGTGGCTCAGTCAGCAAGAGCCGGCTCATCGCCGTTACTTGCGCTTGCTGTAGGAAGCGCCGGAGCGGTATTCGGCATCGTCGCTTGCGTATTGCTGGGCCCGCGCATGCGTCAGTTTGGAAAATCATCGCGTAAGCTGAGCGTGTTCGGTAGGGGCTCGCGCCTGTCTGCTGACCAAGCGGCGGGCAAGATGATTGCTGATGCGTCATAG
- a CDS encoding tetratricopeptide repeat protein, whose protein sequence is MADPDGLHRVAVPLAPGVSKSGDIPSISGPERDLLCALSYVHLACGQSAHSLALLRIAAREHSNDVGLLRILAYTLIAEGLGEEALHVLDRLDALDTQPSSRIPMTLLRSHALRHAGRMAEAREVFQTYVSLRASTALIRKQ, encoded by the coding sequence ATGGCCGATCCTGATGGATTGCATCGCGTCGCCGTTCCCCTGGCTCCAGGAGTCTCAAAATCCGGCGATATTCCGTCGATCTCCGGGCCAGAGCGCGACCTGCTTTGCGCACTCTCATATGTCCATCTCGCGTGCGGGCAGAGCGCACACAGCCTGGCTCTGTTGCGAATTGCAGCTCGCGAGCATTCCAACGACGTCGGTCTACTCCGCATTCTAGCCTACACGCTCATCGCCGAGGGCCTCGGCGAGGAAGCACTCCATGTGCTGGACCGGCTGGACGCACTTGATACGCAACCCTCTTCTCGCATACCGATGACGCTGTTGCGCAGTCACGCGCTACGGCACGCTGGCCGCATGGCCGAGGCTCGCGAGGTCTTCCAGACCTATGTGTCATTGCGCGCGAGTACAGCCCTCATCCGAAAGCAATAG
- a CDS encoding secretin N-terminal domain-containing protein, which translates to MLARSTVVHILKRIFCAGVLICVGILRTSAASLSLPPAPYSYTVLDQDLAAALQEFGNNLNIRVNVSADVRGRIRGRMPDLPPREFLDRLTALYNLQWYYDGLVLYISAAQEAQSRLIVLNPISFDALKAALDALNISDERYIVKPAPGEGLILASGPPRFVALVDQTLKGLVAEAQARRSPAAERSQHESVLMLFRGSSSTVFRDGRPEASPETPLHGGAVREAGPGQK; encoded by the coding sequence ATGCTCGCGCGGTCCACGGTGGTACATATCTTAAAAAGAATTTTTTGTGCCGGTGTTCTCATCTGTGTCGGAATTTTGCGCACGTCTGCTGCATCCCTTTCGCTGCCGCCCGCCCCTTATAGCTACACCGTTCTCGATCAGGATCTTGCTGCGGCGCTGCAGGAGTTCGGAAACAATCTCAATATCAGGGTCAATGTCAGCGCCGACGTCAGGGGCCGGATTCGTGGACGAATGCCGGACCTGCCGCCACGAGAATTCCTTGACCGTTTGACTGCTTTGTACAATCTCCAGTGGTACTATGACGGACTTGTCCTTTACATCTCCGCCGCCCAAGAGGCGCAAAGCCGGCTCATTGTATTGAACCCAATCAGCTTCGATGCGCTCAAGGCCGCGCTCGACGCGCTCAACATCTCGGATGAGCGCTATATCGTGAAACCTGCCCCGGGAGAGGGCCTCATCCTTGCTTCTGGCCCACCCAGATTTGTTGCGCTGGTGGACCAGACCCTCAAGGGCCTTGTGGCGGAAGCGCAGGCCCGGCGCAGTCCCGCCGCCGAGAGGTCACAACACGAGTCGGTTTTGATGTTGTTTCGCGGCTCCTCGAGCACGGTCTTCCGGGACGGGCGGCCGGAAGCTTCTCCCGAAACGCCGCTTCATGGGGGCGCTGTGCGCGAAGCCGGTCCAGGCCAGAAGTGA
- the sctL gene encoding type III secretion system stator protein SctL encodes MTADALAPPAAPKIRALGPLIPAAQLEIWHDAIQALAAAERHLQRVRGWARLAYERERAQGRAEGAKAGAEEMARLIAQATCELAQRKAVLERELPQLVFEIVRDLLGAFDSGKMLVQCVRHAIEQRYKNTEVCLHVSPLKADLLASEFKDYDGLEGRPKVRIEADPALSADQCVLWSEFGNVDLGLAAQLRALRLGFGLTEEAES; translated from the coding sequence ATGACGGCCGATGCCCTCGCACCACCCGCGGCCCCGAAGATTCGGGCTCTTGGACCGCTGATCCCAGCTGCGCAGCTTGAGATCTGGCACGATGCCATACAGGCGCTGGCCGCTGCCGAGCGGCATCTGCAGCGGGTTCGAGGGTGGGCACGCCTGGCTTATGAGCGGGAACGTGCGCAGGGCCGCGCCGAGGGTGCAAAGGCTGGCGCAGAGGAAATGGCCCGGCTGATTGCGCAGGCGACTTGTGAACTGGCCCAACGCAAGGCGGTTCTGGAGCGGGAATTGCCGCAACTGGTCTTTGAGATCGTTCGCGATCTGCTTGGCGCATTTGATTCGGGCAAGATGCTGGTCCAGTGCGTTCGTCATGCCATCGAGCAAAGATATAAAAACACGGAGGTCTGCCTTCACGTATCCCCACTGAAAGCCGACCTGCTAGCCAGTGAGTTCAAGGATTATGACGGACTTGAGGGCCGGCCGAAGGTCAGGATTGAGGCGGATCCGGCGCTGAGCGCGGACCAATGTGTTTTATGGAGCGAGTTCGGCAACGTCGATCTTGGGCTTGCCGCGCAGCTGCGCGCGCTGCGCCTCGGCTTTGGCTTGACGGAGGAAGCTGAATCGTGA
- a CDS encoding SctD/MshK family protein, translated as MNDSVSLEFEVLSGVYTGLKGKTAGGESIVGSGLDADMIFVEQGLEPHHLRVIPQRDSIELEALAARISIDRHASIATGERVRVPLPAIIHAGAMSIRWSAEDFQPIASSKRSRRSIVALSLILLSSVAIGTVSIIFAPGDRAVAPSTGSSHAVEIAAKPTVDHFDARAADEMAASLRQQIEREGLPDVKIGHGPGVVTAEGTIAPDLVAKWKEIQQWFDRQSNGTPTLVNAVAVKEEKMPSSIAVQAVWRGSEPYLLIAGQKYFVGALLSNGWTVDRIEDGRVLLSRNGRSAALPY; from the coding sequence GTGAACGACTCTGTTTCGCTTGAGTTCGAGGTGCTTTCGGGGGTCTATACCGGGCTCAAAGGAAAGACGGCGGGCGGCGAGAGCATTGTGGGCAGCGGCCTCGATGCGGACATGATCTTCGTTGAACAAGGGCTCGAACCGCATCATCTTCGCGTCATCCCGCAGCGCGATTCGATCGAGCTCGAAGCGCTCGCTGCCAGAATCAGCATTGACCGTCACGCTAGCATTGCAACAGGTGAGCGCGTCAGAGTGCCGCTTCCCGCGATCATTCATGCCGGCGCGATGTCCATCCGCTGGTCGGCAGAGGATTTCCAACCAATTGCTTCGAGCAAGCGATCTCGCCGCTCGATCGTGGCACTCAGCCTGATCTTGCTCAGCTCTGTCGCGATCGGCACCGTCTCAATCATCTTTGCCCCCGGCGATAGGGCGGTGGCGCCAAGCACCGGATCATCGCACGCGGTCGAAATTGCCGCTAAACCAACCGTCGATCATTTTGACGCGAGAGCTGCTGATGAAATGGCCGCATCACTGCGCCAACAGATCGAACGAGAGGGCCTTCCTGACGTCAAGATCGGGCACGGGCCCGGCGTCGTGACCGCGGAAGGGACGATTGCGCCGGACCTCGTCGCAAAATGGAAAGAAATCCAGCAATGGTTCGATCGTCAAAGCAATGGTACCCCGACCCTTGTGAACGCTGTCGCGGTGAAAGAGGAAAAGATGCCGTCTTCGATTGCTGTCCAAGCCGTCTGGCGCGGAAGCGAACCTTATCTGCTTATTGCCGGGCAGAAGTATTTCGTCGGCGCGCTCTTAAGTAATGGATGGACCGTTGATCGAATCGAGGATGGACGAGTTCTGCTCAGCCGCAACGGCCGATCTGCCGCTTTGCCCTATTAA
- the sctN gene encoding type III secretion system ATPase SctN yields the protein MTVQRPTHHAAAAEGTVKAALSSLRSSAKHIDTRAVRGRITRAVGTLLHAVLPEARVGELCLLQDPRSGWSLEAEVIGLLPDGVLLTPIGDMVGLSNRAEVVTTGRMQEVAAGPDLLGRVIDSFGRPLDGKGPIKAGEARPLRGRAPNPMKRRAIEQPFPLGVRVLDGLLTCGEGQRIGIYGDAGCGKSTLMSQIVRGAAADVTIVALIGERGREVREFIERHLGEALHRSVVVVETSDRSAMERAQCAHMATALAEYFRDQGLRVVLMMDSLTRFSRAMREIGLAAGEPPTRRGFPPSVFALLPGLLERAGMGEHGSITAFYTVLVEGDGTGDPIAEESRGILDGHIILSRALASREHFPAIDVLSSRSRVMDAIVSVPHRKAASFFRDLLSRYAEAEFLIKVGEYKQGSDPLTDRAIASIEQLRAFLRQGQGEACSFEETIAWISRLTA from the coding sequence GTGACCGTGCAACGACCGACCCATCATGCCGCGGCCGCAGAAGGAACCGTAAAGGCCGCACTCTCATCCTTAAGATCTTCCGCCAAGCACATCGATACACGCGCTGTCCGCGGCCGGATCACGCGGGCCGTGGGCACGCTGCTGCACGCCGTCTTGCCGGAGGCCAGGGTCGGAGAACTGTGCTTATTGCAGGATCCTCGCAGCGGATGGTCGCTCGAGGCCGAGGTAATCGGTCTGTTGCCGGATGGGGTGTTACTCACGCCCATCGGGGACATGGTGGGGCTGTCCAATCGCGCAGAGGTGGTGACGACCGGGCGAATGCAGGAAGTGGCTGCCGGCCCCGATTTGCTCGGCCGCGTGATCGACAGTTTTGGCCGGCCGCTCGACGGCAAGGGCCCTATAAAAGCCGGCGAAGCCAGACCGCTGCGCGGCAGGGCGCCTAATCCGATGAAACGGCGCGCGATTGAACAGCCGTTCCCGCTCGGCGTCCGTGTCCTGGATGGTCTTCTCACATGCGGAGAAGGTCAGCGGATCGGAATTTATGGTGATGCCGGTTGCGGCAAGTCGACGCTGATGTCGCAAATCGTAAGAGGCGCAGCGGCCGACGTCACTATCGTTGCGCTGATCGGCGAGCGCGGTCGAGAGGTGCGTGAATTCATCGAACGTCATCTTGGCGAAGCCCTTCACCGTTCCGTCGTTGTGGTGGAGACTTCCGACCGTTCGGCGATGGAGCGGGCCCAATGCGCCCACATGGCGACAGCGCTAGCCGAATATTTTCGTGATCAGGGCCTTCGCGTCGTTCTGATGATGGATTCTTTGACGCGCTTTAGCCGCGCCATGCGTGAAATCGGACTTGCCGCAGGAGAACCGCCGACCCGGCGCGGATTTCCGCCATCCGTTTTTGCACTGTTGCCGGGCTTGTTGGAGCGCGCCGGCATGGGCGAGCATGGCTCCATTACGGCCTTCTATACTGTGCTTGTCGAAGGTGACGGCACGGGTGATCCGATAGCGGAAGAATCACGCGGCATCCTCGATGGCCACATTATTCTCTCCCGCGCGTTGGCCTCCCGGGAGCATTTTCCGGCGATCGACGTGTTGTCGAGCCGCAGCCGCGTCATGGATGCGATCGTGTCCGTGCCGCATCGCAAGGCGGCATCCTTTTTCCGTGATCTGCTGTCACGGTACGCTGAGGCCGAGTTCCTGATCAAGGTCGGTGAATACAAACAAGGCTCTGATCCGCTGACCGATCGGGCGATCGCCTCGATCGAGCAACTGCGGGCCTTTCTGCGCCAGGGGCAGGGTGAGGCGTGCAGCTTTGAGGAGACGATCGCATGGATATCGCGTCTGACCGCCTAA
- a CDS encoding nodulation protein, which yields MPPSMSTTATKTNRSFTLAADRLRELAASADPGRFAGLLDPLLSPSTLARLQQSARLQPRLAELLLGSKGEVSCGDWSEDALLGHDPRRAALLAGGIWHARSILKLFSRHDLPVLVELIGAEAHAFAVRHLSCAVATAPIADPEQLSRQIEYDGHACLGAWLEETSSLARIRVLLRLPAGTAAESSTAEHRSAAGPLLSLVMAHLRTEDAGA from the coding sequence ATGCCGCCATCAATGTCAACCACAGCCACAAAAACCAATCGCTCGTTCACGCTCGCAGCCGATCGGCTGCGCGAGCTTGCTGCCTCGGCCGATCCCGGTCGTTTCGCCGGGCTTCTTGACCCGCTGCTTTCACCTTCCACTTTGGCTCGGCTACAGCAGAGTGCCAGGCTACAGCCAAGGCTCGCCGAACTGCTTTTGGGCAGCAAGGGGGAGGTGAGCTGCGGCGACTGGAGCGAAGATGCTCTCCTGGGGCATGATCCGCGGCGGGCTGCGCTGCTCGCGGGCGGCATTTGGCATGCACGCTCCATCCTCAAGCTGTTCTCCAGGCACGATCTGCCTGTGTTGGTGGAGTTGATCGGTGCCGAGGCGCATGCTTTCGCAGTCCGGCATTTATCCTGCGCCGTCGCAACGGCCCCGATCGCCGATCCAGAGCAATTGTCCCGACAGATCGAATATGACGGGCATGCTTGTCTCGGCGCTTGGCTCGAAGAGACTTCATCGCTTGCTCGTATCCGCGTGCTTCTACGCTTGCCCGCTGGGACGGCCGCCGAGAGCTCAACTGCCGAGCACCGTAGCGCAGCAGGCCCGCTGCTTTCCCTCGTCATGGCTCATTTGCGCACTGAGGATGCTGGGGCATGA
- a CDS encoding nodulation protein NolB: protein MLLGATPIPPSSAGCLSGACSPAAAGEQARFEQSLAQVAPNQGSAFPSANPPAATPPILEVQRTNVLASPPGDRILQTLSGIYQGRAVSPAIAPAVVNGVQPGPAAQPLLPVDNAGANAAVKPVGADFESMMTNLRDVYKDVVQVSLVSKGTSAVSSSLNKLLSAG, encoded by the coding sequence ATGTTGTTAGGCGCAACGCCGATCCCTCCCAGTTCAGCCGGTTGTCTTTCCGGTGCCTGCTCTCCGGCAGCTGCTGGCGAGCAGGCGCGTTTCGAGCAGTCCCTGGCGCAAGTAGCTCCCAATCAGGGGTCTGCTTTCCCGTCCGCGAATCCACCCGCAGCGACTCCTCCGATATTGGAGGTCCAGCGCACGAATGTGCTGGCAAGTCCGCCGGGCGACCGAATCCTCCAAACCCTTTCCGGCATCTACCAGGGTCGAGCCGTTTCTCCGGCGATTGCGCCGGCTGTCGTAAATGGGGTGCAGCCTGGGCCGGCTGCGCAGCCACTTTTGCCGGTGGATAACGCCGGAGCCAATGCGGCTGTTAAGCCGGTTGGAGCTGATTTCGAATCGATGATGACGAATCTGCGAGACGTCTACAAAGACGTTGTTCAGGTTTCCCTCGTCTCCAAGGGCACCAGCGCCGTCAGCTCGTCGCTAAACAAGCTGCTATCGGCCGGCTGA
- a CDS encoding DUF1521 domain-containing protein: MQYLPVAGLPVVGAPDSMNGVAPEGAVVTPTFNAMLGQYAPASYQYLPVASPALVGTAVGSVVPVVVAPAVVTTQAYMMAPPPSTMLMSQLNQNAEPAVDPVWTHEVKDGKATINLGDKYTITANEKDGTWTVRNNQTGHVTVIHGDPHVDADGDGKDDFDFKKDMTFQLDDGTKITVNNVDYGNGQAISSKLTITNGHNAIVVEGLGDDKDGKNNLRVTQSNAGMTLDELTSDGAQTIHESGQGWVDGAGRAVNQASIDDGEQGRGPGNYQYASGAPTSTAPVFFVPPPPPPLAMVPVAAAQVPTQSSQPAPVWSHEVRDGKAEIKLGDKYSILVDENDGTVLIRNSQTGKITSIKGDPHVDADGDGKVDFDFKKNMTFQLDDGTKITVDTVDIGKGKTMASKLTITNGDNAMVVEGLGDRFDGKNNLKVTQSNAGRTLDQLTSDGAQTIYEQPGSGWVDRSGRQVNQEIIDSNENPGTTSDA; this comes from the coding sequence ATGCAGTATCTTCCCGTGGCTGGCCTGCCAGTGGTGGGTGCGCCCGACTCGATGAACGGAGTGGCGCCGGAGGGCGCTGTTGTCACTCCCACCTTCAACGCCATGTTGGGGCAATATGCCCCGGCGAGCTACCAGTACTTGCCGGTAGCCTCACCAGCCCTCGTCGGTACGGCCGTTGGGAGTGTCGTTCCGGTCGTCGTGGCGCCAGCCGTCGTTACGACGCAGGCGTACATGATGGCGCCTCCTCCTTCCACCATGCTGATGAGCCAGCTGAATCAGAATGCCGAGCCTGCTGTGGATCCGGTGTGGACGCATGAGGTCAAGGATGGCAAGGCCACGATCAACCTTGGGGACAAGTATACGATTACGGCCAATGAGAAGGATGGCACGTGGACAGTCCGCAACAACCAGACCGGCCATGTCACGGTCATTCATGGCGACCCGCACGTTGATGCCGACGGAGACGGCAAGGATGACTTCGATTTCAAGAAGGATATGACGTTTCAGCTCGACGACGGCACGAAGATTACTGTGAATAATGTCGACTACGGCAATGGTCAGGCCATCTCTTCAAAGCTTACGATTACGAACGGCCACAACGCGATCGTTGTCGAGGGGCTCGGCGACGACAAGGATGGCAAAAACAATCTGAGGGTGACGCAGTCCAACGCTGGGATGACCCTTGACGAGTTGACGTCTGATGGTGCCCAAACGATCCATGAGAGTGGACAGGGATGGGTCGATGGCGCCGGACGCGCCGTGAATCAGGCGAGTATCGACGACGGCGAGCAAGGGCGTGGGCCGGGCAACTACCAGTATGCAAGCGGAGCGCCCACCTCTACGGCGCCCGTCTTCTTCGTTCCTCCTCCGCCGCCGCCTCTTGCGATGGTGCCTGTTGCGGCTGCCCAGGTGCCCACGCAGTCTTCTCAGCCGGCGCCAGTGTGGTCACATGAGGTCAGGGACGGCAAGGCTGAGATCAAGCTTGGTGATAAGTATTCGATCTTGGTCGACGAAAATGACGGAACAGTGCTCATTCGTAACAGTCAAACAGGCAAGATCACCTCGATTAAAGGCGATCCCCACGTCGATGCCGACGGTGACGGCAAGGTCGACTTTGACTTCAAGAAGAACATGACTTTCCAGCTCGACGACGGCACGAAGATTACTGTCGACACCGTTGATATCGGCAAGGGCAAAACGATGGCCTCGAAGCTGACCATTACTAACGGCGACAATGCCATGGTCGTCGAAGGGCTTGGAGACCGCTTTGACGGTAAGAACAATCTCAAGGTGACGCAGTCGAATGCGGGCCGTACGCTTGATCAATTGACTTCGGATGGAGCCCAGACGATTTATGAACAACCAGGCTCGGGCTGGGTTGACCGGTCTGGACGCCAGGTGAACCAGGAAATCATCGACAGCAATGAGAATCCAGGCACAACGTCCGATGCTTGA